One region of Astyanax mexicanus isolate ESR-SI-001 chromosome 15, AstMex3_surface, whole genome shotgun sequence genomic DNA includes:
- the ptges3l gene encoding putative protein PTGES3L, giving the protein MPKIVRPDDCQPAKTIWYDRKKYITINFLIQKPKNVQVDIQDTKIILSCKDDEDNNIYNEIEFYDRVYKSDSREKVCDRTINVLIRKVKDNVAWPRLTKDTAKPAWLSVDFDNWRDWEHEEEDGMAEYEGYMDMLSDIKTKGVAPSMDDLDDLSD; this is encoded by the exons ATGCCCAAGATTGTAAGGCCGGATGACTG CCAGCCTGCCAAAACCATTTGGTACGACCGCAAAAAGTATATTACAATAAACTTCCTGATTCAGAAACCAAAGAATGTTCAAGTTGATATTCAGGACACCAAAATCATCTTAAG CTGCAAAGATGATGAGGACAACAACATTTACAATGAAATTGAATTTTATGATCGAGTGTACAAAAGC GACTCGAGGGAGAAGGTGTGCGATCGCACCATCAATGTTTTGATAAGGAAAGTGAAAGACAATGTAGCATGGCCTCGACTCACGAAAGACACAGCTAAG CCAGCCTGGTTATCAGTAGACTTTGATAACTGGAGAGACTGGGAACACGAAGAGGAAGACGGCATGGCAGAGTATGAAGGCTACATGGAT ATGCTTTCTGATATAAAAACTAAAGGAGTGGCTCCCTCTATGGATGACCTGGATGATCTA agtGACTGA